In one window of Nothobranchius furzeri strain GRZ-AD chromosome 11, NfurGRZ-RIMD1, whole genome shotgun sequence DNA:
- the lpin2 gene encoding phosphatidate phosphatase LPIN2 isoform X2: MKRQRSWGNWDLLGSNTEDNTDSSEQDESSSLKSSWSLVSQQIGFPDGESQMLSSYGLVYQTDTMNYVGQLAGQVLVTVKELYKGINQATLSGCIDVVVVRQRDGTYQCSPFHVRFGKLGVLRSKEKVIDIEVNGEPVELHMKLGDNGEAFFVQEAEELNIVPAHLATSPIPTESHLFWISEVEQRTSKDLNDDPADPEDPPEPPAPSNTATKKKKRRRKKHKGDPRREEPTPPMSVTSSNIAATAAAISSNGQNDEIFEMDLSSDEEAVAHVSRSPSVTTIRDIDPKLPAARPNLEGYPLSDGEWPLGDGHGLSQAFSPKSDSELVMRPSESLLRAESHMQWTWGEFPETTRITKKERPEPLRTVTITPSESTHFRVILSSEAMEKEGETEKEDSTPSVCTIVKPEPRSPIPTLPPDNSLSSVSTITSVSPIAPTEPLDALPSNVNTSTPSNSHLTDSPSKKKGVPKRSQHQGPEDIYLDDLNVLEPDVAARYFPKSESEATTKHWVDSEIHSGSQSPQSVGSAAADSGTECLSDSASDLPDVTLSLCGGLTENAEISKERFMEHIITYHEFAENPAIIDNPNLVVKIGNRYYNWTLAAPLILSLQAFQKNLPKATEEAWVKEKMPKKSGRWWFWRKRADSTIKQSETKPEAKEESQLEEGPSMSQESLVLSPKAGDTSSDEEAKEVSAASCQERLQPGDAPHHSNTHTYRKSLRLSSDQIASLKLKEGPNDVTFSITTQYQGTCRCEGTIYLWNWDDKVIISDIDGTITKSDVFGQILPQLGKDWTHQGIAKLYHSVAENGYKFLYCSARAIGMADMTRGYLQWVNDGGIILPRGPLMLSPSSLFSAFHREVIEKKPEIFKIECLTDIKNLFQHNKRPFYAAFGNRANDVFAYKEVGVPLCRIFTVNPKGELIQEQTKGNKSSYGRLSELVEHVFPLLSKEQNEAFVMPEYSSFCYWRQPLPQINPDELL; the protein is encoded by the exons ACGGACACCATGAACTACGTGGGCCAGCTGGCGGGTCAGGTTCTGGTTACCGTCAAAGAGCTGTACAAGGGCATCAATCAGGCCACTTTGTCAGGCTGTATTGATGTTGTTGTTGTCCGTCAAAGAGATGGCACCTACCAGTGCTCCCCGTTCCACGTGCGTTTCGGCAAGCTGGGTGTGCTACGCTCCAAAGAAAAAGTG ATTGACATTGAAGTGAACGGAGAGCCTGTAGAACTACACATGAAGCTTGGTGACAATGGAGAGGCCTTTTTTGTCCAGGAAGCTGAAGAACTGAAC ATTGTCCCTGCCCATCTGGCCACCTCCCCAATTCCTACAGAAAGTCATTTGTTCTGGATCTCAGAGGTGGAGCAAAGGACATCCAAAGATCTAAACGATGACCCTGCTGACCCTGAGGACCCACCTGAGCCTCCAGCTCCCAGTAATACAGcaacaaaaaagaagaaaagacgaAGGAAAAAGCACAAAGGAGACCCTCGCAGGGAAGAGCCAACCCCACCGATGTCGGTTACTTCCAGTAATATTGCTGCTACAGCTGCTGCTATCTCCAGTAATGGACAGAACGACGAGATCTTTGAGATGGACTTGAGCTCAGACGAAGAAGCTGTTGCGCACGTCTCAAG ATCACCTTCAGTCACCACAATTCGTGACATTGACCCCAAATTACCCGCAGCCAGACCTAACCTCGAAGGTTATCCTCTGTCTGATGGTGAATGGCCGTTGGGTGATGG tcatgGCTTGTCTCAGGCTTTCTCCCCGAAGAGTGACTCTGAACTGGTGATGAGACCTTCAGAGAGTTTGCTCAGAGCTGAGTCCCACATGCAGTGGACATGGGGGGAATTTCCAGAAACAACCAGG ATCACTAAGAAAGAGAGACCAGAACCACTGAGAACTGTGACCATCACCCCATCAGAGAGCACTCACTTCCGTGTCATCCTCAGCtcagaggccatggagaaagaaggAGAAACTGAAAAGGAGGATAGCACTCCCTCAGTGTGTACCATAGTCAAACCCGAGCCACGCAGCCCTATCCCCACCCTACCTCCTGATAATTCTCTATCATCTGTCAGCACCATAACCTCTGTGAGCCCCATAGCCCCTACAGAGCCCCTTGATGCTCTTCCATCTAACGTGAACACCTCTACCCCTTCAAATAGTCACCTGACGGATTCTCCCTCTAAGAAGAAAG GAGTCCCAAAAAGGAGTCAGCATCAGGGCCCTGAGGACATCTACTTAGATGACCTGAATGTACTTGAACCTGATGTAGCTGCTAGATATTTTCCTAAGAG TGAGTCTGAGGCAACGACGAAACACTGGGTGGACTCTGAGATCCACTCTGGCTCACAGTCTCCTCAGTCTGTGGGCAGCGCAGCAGCGGACAGCGggacagaatgtctgtctgactcAGCCAGTGACCTCCCTGATGTCACTCTTTCTCTGTGTGGAGGTCTCACAGAAAATGCAGAAATATCCAAAG AAAGATTTATGGAACACATCATCACATATCACGAGTTTGCTGAAAATCCAGCAATTATCGATAACCCCAACTTAGTGGTAAAGATAGGAAATAG gtaTTACAACTGGACGTTAGCTGCTCCTTTGATTTTAAGTCTGCAAGCATTTCAAAAGAATTTACCAAAG GCTACAGAGGAGGCCTGGGTGAAGGAAAAAATGCCAAAGAAGTCTGGTCGTTGGTGGTTCTGGCGAAAGAGGGCGGATAGTACAATCAAGCAG TCTGAGACTAAGCCTGAAGCCAAGGAGGAGTCTCAGTTAGAGGAAGGACCGTCCATGTCTCAGGAAAGCTTGGTTTTATC ACCTAAAGCAGGAGACACCTCCAGTGACGAGGAGGCCAAGGAGGTCAGTGCTGCGTCCTGTCAGGAGAGGCTGCAGCCAGGAGATGCTCCACACCATTccaacacacacacttacaggaAGTCCTTGCGTCTTTCCTCTGATCAAATA GCCAGTCTGAAACTGAAAGAGGGACCAAACGATGTGACTTTTAGCATCACCACCCAATACCAGGGCACATGCCGCTGTGAGGGCACCATCTACCTGTGGAACTGGGATGACAAAGTCATCATCTCTGACATCGATGGCACCATCACCAA GTCAGATGTGTTTGGACAGATTCTTCCACAGTTGGGAAAAGACTGGACTCACCAGGGCATTGCTAAGCTGTACCACTCTGTAGCCGA GAATGGATATAAATTTTTATATTGCTCAGCTCGGGCTATTGGCATGGCAGACATGACACGAGGTTACCTGCAGTGGGTCAACGATGGCGGGATCATCCTGCCAAGAGGACCACTCATGTTGTCTCCCAGCAGCCTGTTCTCAGCGTTCCACAG GGAGGTCATTGAGAAGAAGCCAGAGATCTTCAAAATTGAATGCCTCACAGACATCAAGAACCTGTTTCAGCATAACAAGAGGCCGTTCTACGCCGCCTTTGGGAATAGAGCTAAT GATGTTTTTGCCTATAAGGAGGTGGGAGTCCCACTGTGTCGGATCTTTACTGTTAACCCCAAGGGAGAGCTGATCCAGGAGCAGACGAAGGGCAACAAGTCCTC TTACGGCAGACTGAGTGAGCTGGTGGAGCACGTGTTCCCTTTGTTGAGTAAAGAGCAGAACGAGGCCTTTGTGATGCCAGAGTACAGCTCCTTCTGTTACTGGAGACAGCCGCTACCACAGATCAACCCTGATGAGCTGCTCTGA
- the lpin2 gene encoding phosphatidate phosphatase LPIN2 isoform X1, producing MKRQRSWGNWDLLGSNTEDNTDSSEQDESSSLKSSWSLVSQQIGFPDGESQMLSSYGLVYQTDTMNYVGQLAGQVLVTVKELYKGINQATLSGCIDVVVVRQRDGTYQCSPFHVRFGKLGVLRSKEKVIDIEVNGEPVELHMKLGDNGEAFFVQEAEELNQIVPAHLATSPIPTESHLFWISEVEQRTSKDLNDDPADPEDPPEPPAPSNTATKKKKRRRKKHKGDPRREEPTPPMSVTSSNIAATAAAISSNGQNDEIFEMDLSSDEEAVAHVSRSPSVTTIRDIDPKLPAARPNLEGYPLSDGEWPLGDGHGLSQAFSPKSDSELVMRPSESLLRAESHMQWTWGEFPETTRITKKERPEPLRTVTITPSESTHFRVILSSEAMEKEGETEKEDSTPSVCTIVKPEPRSPIPTLPPDNSLSSVSTITSVSPIAPTEPLDALPSNVNTSTPSNSHLTDSPSKKKGVPKRSQHQGPEDIYLDDLNVLEPDVAARYFPKSESEATTKHWVDSEIHSGSQSPQSVGSAAADSGTECLSDSASDLPDVTLSLCGGLTENAEISKERFMEHIITYHEFAENPAIIDNPNLVVKIGNRYYNWTLAAPLILSLQAFQKNLPKATEEAWVKEKMPKKSGRWWFWRKRADSTIKQSETKPEAKEESQLEEGPSMSQESLVLSPKAGDTSSDEEAKEVSAASCQERLQPGDAPHHSNTHTYRKSLRLSSDQIASLKLKEGPNDVTFSITTQYQGTCRCEGTIYLWNWDDKVIISDIDGTITKSDVFGQILPQLGKDWTHQGIAKLYHSVAENGYKFLYCSARAIGMADMTRGYLQWVNDGGIILPRGPLMLSPSSLFSAFHREVIEKKPEIFKIECLTDIKNLFQHNKRPFYAAFGNRANDVFAYKEVGVPLCRIFTVNPKGELIQEQTKGNKSSYGRLSELVEHVFPLLSKEQNEAFVMPEYSSFCYWRQPLPQINPDELL from the exons ACGGACACCATGAACTACGTGGGCCAGCTGGCGGGTCAGGTTCTGGTTACCGTCAAAGAGCTGTACAAGGGCATCAATCAGGCCACTTTGTCAGGCTGTATTGATGTTGTTGTTGTCCGTCAAAGAGATGGCACCTACCAGTGCTCCCCGTTCCACGTGCGTTTCGGCAAGCTGGGTGTGCTACGCTCCAAAGAAAAAGTG ATTGACATTGAAGTGAACGGAGAGCCTGTAGAACTACACATGAAGCTTGGTGACAATGGAGAGGCCTTTTTTGTCCAGGAAGCTGAAGAACTGAAC CAGATTGTCCCTGCCCATCTGGCCACCTCCCCAATTCCTACAGAAAGTCATTTGTTCTGGATCTCAGAGGTGGAGCAAAGGACATCCAAAGATCTAAACGATGACCCTGCTGACCCTGAGGACCCACCTGAGCCTCCAGCTCCCAGTAATACAGcaacaaaaaagaagaaaagacgaAGGAAAAAGCACAAAGGAGACCCTCGCAGGGAAGAGCCAACCCCACCGATGTCGGTTACTTCCAGTAATATTGCTGCTACAGCTGCTGCTATCTCCAGTAATGGACAGAACGACGAGATCTTTGAGATGGACTTGAGCTCAGACGAAGAAGCTGTTGCGCACGTCTCAAG ATCACCTTCAGTCACCACAATTCGTGACATTGACCCCAAATTACCCGCAGCCAGACCTAACCTCGAAGGTTATCCTCTGTCTGATGGTGAATGGCCGTTGGGTGATGG tcatgGCTTGTCTCAGGCTTTCTCCCCGAAGAGTGACTCTGAACTGGTGATGAGACCTTCAGAGAGTTTGCTCAGAGCTGAGTCCCACATGCAGTGGACATGGGGGGAATTTCCAGAAACAACCAGG ATCACTAAGAAAGAGAGACCAGAACCACTGAGAACTGTGACCATCACCCCATCAGAGAGCACTCACTTCCGTGTCATCCTCAGCtcagaggccatggagaaagaaggAGAAACTGAAAAGGAGGATAGCACTCCCTCAGTGTGTACCATAGTCAAACCCGAGCCACGCAGCCCTATCCCCACCCTACCTCCTGATAATTCTCTATCATCTGTCAGCACCATAACCTCTGTGAGCCCCATAGCCCCTACAGAGCCCCTTGATGCTCTTCCATCTAACGTGAACACCTCTACCCCTTCAAATAGTCACCTGACGGATTCTCCCTCTAAGAAGAAAG GAGTCCCAAAAAGGAGTCAGCATCAGGGCCCTGAGGACATCTACTTAGATGACCTGAATGTACTTGAACCTGATGTAGCTGCTAGATATTTTCCTAAGAG TGAGTCTGAGGCAACGACGAAACACTGGGTGGACTCTGAGATCCACTCTGGCTCACAGTCTCCTCAGTCTGTGGGCAGCGCAGCAGCGGACAGCGggacagaatgtctgtctgactcAGCCAGTGACCTCCCTGATGTCACTCTTTCTCTGTGTGGAGGTCTCACAGAAAATGCAGAAATATCCAAAG AAAGATTTATGGAACACATCATCACATATCACGAGTTTGCTGAAAATCCAGCAATTATCGATAACCCCAACTTAGTGGTAAAGATAGGAAATAG gtaTTACAACTGGACGTTAGCTGCTCCTTTGATTTTAAGTCTGCAAGCATTTCAAAAGAATTTACCAAAG GCTACAGAGGAGGCCTGGGTGAAGGAAAAAATGCCAAAGAAGTCTGGTCGTTGGTGGTTCTGGCGAAAGAGGGCGGATAGTACAATCAAGCAG TCTGAGACTAAGCCTGAAGCCAAGGAGGAGTCTCAGTTAGAGGAAGGACCGTCCATGTCTCAGGAAAGCTTGGTTTTATC ACCTAAAGCAGGAGACACCTCCAGTGACGAGGAGGCCAAGGAGGTCAGTGCTGCGTCCTGTCAGGAGAGGCTGCAGCCAGGAGATGCTCCACACCATTccaacacacacacttacaggaAGTCCTTGCGTCTTTCCTCTGATCAAATA GCCAGTCTGAAACTGAAAGAGGGACCAAACGATGTGACTTTTAGCATCACCACCCAATACCAGGGCACATGCCGCTGTGAGGGCACCATCTACCTGTGGAACTGGGATGACAAAGTCATCATCTCTGACATCGATGGCACCATCACCAA GTCAGATGTGTTTGGACAGATTCTTCCACAGTTGGGAAAAGACTGGACTCACCAGGGCATTGCTAAGCTGTACCACTCTGTAGCCGA GAATGGATATAAATTTTTATATTGCTCAGCTCGGGCTATTGGCATGGCAGACATGACACGAGGTTACCTGCAGTGGGTCAACGATGGCGGGATCATCCTGCCAAGAGGACCACTCATGTTGTCTCCCAGCAGCCTGTTCTCAGCGTTCCACAG GGAGGTCATTGAGAAGAAGCCAGAGATCTTCAAAATTGAATGCCTCACAGACATCAAGAACCTGTTTCAGCATAACAAGAGGCCGTTCTACGCCGCCTTTGGGAATAGAGCTAAT GATGTTTTTGCCTATAAGGAGGTGGGAGTCCCACTGTGTCGGATCTTTACTGTTAACCCCAAGGGAGAGCTGATCCAGGAGCAGACGAAGGGCAACAAGTCCTC TTACGGCAGACTGAGTGAGCTGGTGGAGCACGTGTTCCCTTTGTTGAGTAAAGAGCAGAACGAGGCCTTTGTGATGCCAGAGTACAGCTCCTTCTGTTACTGGAGACAGCCGCTACCACAGATCAACCCTGATGAGCTGCTCTGA
- the lpin2 gene encoding phosphatidate phosphatase LPIN2 isoform X4: protein MNYVGQLAGQVLVTVKELYKGINQATLSGCIDVVVVRQRDGTYQCSPFHVRFGKLGVLRSKEKVIDIEVNGEPVELHMKLGDNGEAFFVQEAEELNQIVPAHLATSPIPTESHLFWISEVEQRTSKDLNDDPADPEDPPEPPAPSNTATKKKKRRRKKHKGDPRREEPTPPMSVTSSNIAATAAAISSNGQNDEIFEMDLSSDEEAVAHVSRSPSVTTIRDIDPKLPAARPNLEGYPLSDGEWPLGDGHGLSQAFSPKSDSELVMRPSESLLRAESHMQWTWGEFPETTRITKKERPEPLRTVTITPSESTHFRVILSSEAMEKEGETEKEDSTPSVCTIVKPEPRSPIPTLPPDNSLSSVSTITSVSPIAPTEPLDALPSNVNTSTPSNSHLTDSPSKKKGVPKRSQHQGPEDIYLDDLNVLEPDVAARYFPKSESEATTKHWVDSEIHSGSQSPQSVGSAAADSGTECLSDSASDLPDVTLSLCGGLTENAEISKERFMEHIITYHEFAENPAIIDNPNLVVKIGNRYYNWTLAAPLILSLQAFQKNLPKATEEAWVKEKMPKKSGRWWFWRKRADSTIKQSETKPEAKEESQLEEGPSMSQESLVLSPKAGDTSSDEEAKEVSAASCQERLQPGDAPHHSNTHTYRKSLRLSSDQIASLKLKEGPNDVTFSITTQYQGTCRCEGTIYLWNWDDKVIISDIDGTITKSDVFGQILPQLGKDWTHQGIAKLYHSVAENGYKFLYCSARAIGMADMTRGYLQWVNDGGIILPRGPLMLSPSSLFSAFHREVIEKKPEIFKIECLTDIKNLFQHNKRPFYAAFGNRANDVFAYKEVGVPLCRIFTVNPKGELIQEQTKGNKSSYGRLSELVEHVFPLLSKEQNEAFVMPEYSSFCYWRQPLPQINPDELL, encoded by the exons ATGAACTACGTGGGCCAGCTGGCGGGTCAGGTTCTGGTTACCGTCAAAGAGCTGTACAAGGGCATCAATCAGGCCACTTTGTCAGGCTGTATTGATGTTGTTGTTGTCCGTCAAAGAGATGGCACCTACCAGTGCTCCCCGTTCCACGTGCGTTTCGGCAAGCTGGGTGTGCTACGCTCCAAAGAAAAAGTG ATTGACATTGAAGTGAACGGAGAGCCTGTAGAACTACACATGAAGCTTGGTGACAATGGAGAGGCCTTTTTTGTCCAGGAAGCTGAAGAACTGAAC CAGATTGTCCCTGCCCATCTGGCCACCTCCCCAATTCCTACAGAAAGTCATTTGTTCTGGATCTCAGAGGTGGAGCAAAGGACATCCAAAGATCTAAACGATGACCCTGCTGACCCTGAGGACCCACCTGAGCCTCCAGCTCCCAGTAATACAGcaacaaaaaagaagaaaagacgaAGGAAAAAGCACAAAGGAGACCCTCGCAGGGAAGAGCCAACCCCACCGATGTCGGTTACTTCCAGTAATATTGCTGCTACAGCTGCTGCTATCTCCAGTAATGGACAGAACGACGAGATCTTTGAGATGGACTTGAGCTCAGACGAAGAAGCTGTTGCGCACGTCTCAAG ATCACCTTCAGTCACCACAATTCGTGACATTGACCCCAAATTACCCGCAGCCAGACCTAACCTCGAAGGTTATCCTCTGTCTGATGGTGAATGGCCGTTGGGTGATGG tcatgGCTTGTCTCAGGCTTTCTCCCCGAAGAGTGACTCTGAACTGGTGATGAGACCTTCAGAGAGTTTGCTCAGAGCTGAGTCCCACATGCAGTGGACATGGGGGGAATTTCCAGAAACAACCAGG ATCACTAAGAAAGAGAGACCAGAACCACTGAGAACTGTGACCATCACCCCATCAGAGAGCACTCACTTCCGTGTCATCCTCAGCtcagaggccatggagaaagaaggAGAAACTGAAAAGGAGGATAGCACTCCCTCAGTGTGTACCATAGTCAAACCCGAGCCACGCAGCCCTATCCCCACCCTACCTCCTGATAATTCTCTATCATCTGTCAGCACCATAACCTCTGTGAGCCCCATAGCCCCTACAGAGCCCCTTGATGCTCTTCCATCTAACGTGAACACCTCTACCCCTTCAAATAGTCACCTGACGGATTCTCCCTCTAAGAAGAAAG GAGTCCCAAAAAGGAGTCAGCATCAGGGCCCTGAGGACATCTACTTAGATGACCTGAATGTACTTGAACCTGATGTAGCTGCTAGATATTTTCCTAAGAG TGAGTCTGAGGCAACGACGAAACACTGGGTGGACTCTGAGATCCACTCTGGCTCACAGTCTCCTCAGTCTGTGGGCAGCGCAGCAGCGGACAGCGggacagaatgtctgtctgactcAGCCAGTGACCTCCCTGATGTCACTCTTTCTCTGTGTGGAGGTCTCACAGAAAATGCAGAAATATCCAAAG AAAGATTTATGGAACACATCATCACATATCACGAGTTTGCTGAAAATCCAGCAATTATCGATAACCCCAACTTAGTGGTAAAGATAGGAAATAG gtaTTACAACTGGACGTTAGCTGCTCCTTTGATTTTAAGTCTGCAAGCATTTCAAAAGAATTTACCAAAG GCTACAGAGGAGGCCTGGGTGAAGGAAAAAATGCCAAAGAAGTCTGGTCGTTGGTGGTTCTGGCGAAAGAGGGCGGATAGTACAATCAAGCAG TCTGAGACTAAGCCTGAAGCCAAGGAGGAGTCTCAGTTAGAGGAAGGACCGTCCATGTCTCAGGAAAGCTTGGTTTTATC ACCTAAAGCAGGAGACACCTCCAGTGACGAGGAGGCCAAGGAGGTCAGTGCTGCGTCCTGTCAGGAGAGGCTGCAGCCAGGAGATGCTCCACACCATTccaacacacacacttacaggaAGTCCTTGCGTCTTTCCTCTGATCAAATA GCCAGTCTGAAACTGAAAGAGGGACCAAACGATGTGACTTTTAGCATCACCACCCAATACCAGGGCACATGCCGCTGTGAGGGCACCATCTACCTGTGGAACTGGGATGACAAAGTCATCATCTCTGACATCGATGGCACCATCACCAA GTCAGATGTGTTTGGACAGATTCTTCCACAGTTGGGAAAAGACTGGACTCACCAGGGCATTGCTAAGCTGTACCACTCTGTAGCCGA GAATGGATATAAATTTTTATATTGCTCAGCTCGGGCTATTGGCATGGCAGACATGACACGAGGTTACCTGCAGTGGGTCAACGATGGCGGGATCATCCTGCCAAGAGGACCACTCATGTTGTCTCCCAGCAGCCTGTTCTCAGCGTTCCACAG GGAGGTCATTGAGAAGAAGCCAGAGATCTTCAAAATTGAATGCCTCACAGACATCAAGAACCTGTTTCAGCATAACAAGAGGCCGTTCTACGCCGCCTTTGGGAATAGAGCTAAT GATGTTTTTGCCTATAAGGAGGTGGGAGTCCCACTGTGTCGGATCTTTACTGTTAACCCCAAGGGAGAGCTGATCCAGGAGCAGACGAAGGGCAACAAGTCCTC TTACGGCAGACTGAGTGAGCTGGTGGAGCACGTGTTCCCTTTGTTGAGTAAAGAGCAGAACGAGGCCTTTGTGATGCCAGAGTACAGCTCCTTCTGTTACTGGAGACAGCCGCTACCACAGATCAACCCTGATGAGCTGCTCTGA
- the lpin2 gene encoding phosphatidate phosphatase LPIN2 isoform X5, with amino-acid sequence MNYVGQLAGQVLVTVKELYKGINQATLSGCIDVVVVRQRDGTYQCSPFHVRFGKLGVLRSKEKVIDIEVNGEPVELHMKLGDNGEAFFVQEAEELNIVPAHLATSPIPTESHLFWISEVEQRTSKDLNDDPADPEDPPEPPAPSNTATKKKKRRRKKHKGDPRREEPTPPMSVTSSNIAATAAAISSNGQNDEIFEMDLSSDEEAVAHVSRSPSVTTIRDIDPKLPAARPNLEGYPLSDGEWPLGDGHGLSQAFSPKSDSELVMRPSESLLRAESHMQWTWGEFPETTRITKKERPEPLRTVTITPSESTHFRVILSSEAMEKEGETEKEDSTPSVCTIVKPEPRSPIPTLPPDNSLSSVSTITSVSPIAPTEPLDALPSNVNTSTPSNSHLTDSPSKKKGVPKRSQHQGPEDIYLDDLNVLEPDVAARYFPKSESEATTKHWVDSEIHSGSQSPQSVGSAAADSGTECLSDSASDLPDVTLSLCGGLTENAEISKERFMEHIITYHEFAENPAIIDNPNLVVKIGNRYYNWTLAAPLILSLQAFQKNLPKATEEAWVKEKMPKKSGRWWFWRKRADSTIKQSETKPEAKEESQLEEGPSMSQESLVLSPKAGDTSSDEEAKEVSAASCQERLQPGDAPHHSNTHTYRKSLRLSSDQIASLKLKEGPNDVTFSITTQYQGTCRCEGTIYLWNWDDKVIISDIDGTITKSDVFGQILPQLGKDWTHQGIAKLYHSVAENGYKFLYCSARAIGMADMTRGYLQWVNDGGIILPRGPLMLSPSSLFSAFHREVIEKKPEIFKIECLTDIKNLFQHNKRPFYAAFGNRANDVFAYKEVGVPLCRIFTVNPKGELIQEQTKGNKSSYGRLSELVEHVFPLLSKEQNEAFVMPEYSSFCYWRQPLPQINPDELL; translated from the exons ATGAACTACGTGGGCCAGCTGGCGGGTCAGGTTCTGGTTACCGTCAAAGAGCTGTACAAGGGCATCAATCAGGCCACTTTGTCAGGCTGTATTGATGTTGTTGTTGTCCGTCAAAGAGATGGCACCTACCAGTGCTCCCCGTTCCACGTGCGTTTCGGCAAGCTGGGTGTGCTACGCTCCAAAGAAAAAGTG ATTGACATTGAAGTGAACGGAGAGCCTGTAGAACTACACATGAAGCTTGGTGACAATGGAGAGGCCTTTTTTGTCCAGGAAGCTGAAGAACTGAAC ATTGTCCCTGCCCATCTGGCCACCTCCCCAATTCCTACAGAAAGTCATTTGTTCTGGATCTCAGAGGTGGAGCAAAGGACATCCAAAGATCTAAACGATGACCCTGCTGACCCTGAGGACCCACCTGAGCCTCCAGCTCCCAGTAATACAGcaacaaaaaagaagaaaagacgaAGGAAAAAGCACAAAGGAGACCCTCGCAGGGAAGAGCCAACCCCACCGATGTCGGTTACTTCCAGTAATATTGCTGCTACAGCTGCTGCTATCTCCAGTAATGGACAGAACGACGAGATCTTTGAGATGGACTTGAGCTCAGACGAAGAAGCTGTTGCGCACGTCTCAAG ATCACCTTCAGTCACCACAATTCGTGACATTGACCCCAAATTACCCGCAGCCAGACCTAACCTCGAAGGTTATCCTCTGTCTGATGGTGAATGGCCGTTGGGTGATGG tcatgGCTTGTCTCAGGCTTTCTCCCCGAAGAGTGACTCTGAACTGGTGATGAGACCTTCAGAGAGTTTGCTCAGAGCTGAGTCCCACATGCAGTGGACATGGGGGGAATTTCCAGAAACAACCAGG ATCACTAAGAAAGAGAGACCAGAACCACTGAGAACTGTGACCATCACCCCATCAGAGAGCACTCACTTCCGTGTCATCCTCAGCtcagaggccatggagaaagaaggAGAAACTGAAAAGGAGGATAGCACTCCCTCAGTGTGTACCATAGTCAAACCCGAGCCACGCAGCCCTATCCCCACCCTACCTCCTGATAATTCTCTATCATCTGTCAGCACCATAACCTCTGTGAGCCCCATAGCCCCTACAGAGCCCCTTGATGCTCTTCCATCTAACGTGAACACCTCTACCCCTTCAAATAGTCACCTGACGGATTCTCCCTCTAAGAAGAAAG GAGTCCCAAAAAGGAGTCAGCATCAGGGCCCTGAGGACATCTACTTAGATGACCTGAATGTACTTGAACCTGATGTAGCTGCTAGATATTTTCCTAAGAG TGAGTCTGAGGCAACGACGAAACACTGGGTGGACTCTGAGATCCACTCTGGCTCACAGTCTCCTCAGTCTGTGGGCAGCGCAGCAGCGGACAGCGggacagaatgtctgtctgactcAGCCAGTGACCTCCCTGATGTCACTCTTTCTCTGTGTGGAGGTCTCACAGAAAATGCAGAAATATCCAAAG AAAGATTTATGGAACACATCATCACATATCACGAGTTTGCTGAAAATCCAGCAATTATCGATAACCCCAACTTAGTGGTAAAGATAGGAAATAG gtaTTACAACTGGACGTTAGCTGCTCCTTTGATTTTAAGTCTGCAAGCATTTCAAAAGAATTTACCAAAG GCTACAGAGGAGGCCTGGGTGAAGGAAAAAATGCCAAAGAAGTCTGGTCGTTGGTGGTTCTGGCGAAAGAGGGCGGATAGTACAATCAAGCAG TCTGAGACTAAGCCTGAAGCCAAGGAGGAGTCTCAGTTAGAGGAAGGACCGTCCATGTCTCAGGAAAGCTTGGTTTTATC ACCTAAAGCAGGAGACACCTCCAGTGACGAGGAGGCCAAGGAGGTCAGTGCTGCGTCCTGTCAGGAGAGGCTGCAGCCAGGAGATGCTCCACACCATTccaacacacacacttacaggaAGTCCTTGCGTCTTTCCTCTGATCAAATA GCCAGTCTGAAACTGAAAGAGGGACCAAACGATGTGACTTTTAGCATCACCACCCAATACCAGGGCACATGCCGCTGTGAGGGCACCATCTACCTGTGGAACTGGGATGACAAAGTCATCATCTCTGACATCGATGGCACCATCACCAA GTCAGATGTGTTTGGACAGATTCTTCCACAGTTGGGAAAAGACTGGACTCACCAGGGCATTGCTAAGCTGTACCACTCTGTAGCCGA GAATGGATATAAATTTTTATATTGCTCAGCTCGGGCTATTGGCATGGCAGACATGACACGAGGTTACCTGCAGTGGGTCAACGATGGCGGGATCATCCTGCCAAGAGGACCACTCATGTTGTCTCCCAGCAGCCTGTTCTCAGCGTTCCACAG GGAGGTCATTGAGAAGAAGCCAGAGATCTTCAAAATTGAATGCCTCACAGACATCAAGAACCTGTTTCAGCATAACAAGAGGCCGTTCTACGCCGCCTTTGGGAATAGAGCTAAT GATGTTTTTGCCTATAAGGAGGTGGGAGTCCCACTGTGTCGGATCTTTACTGTTAACCCCAAGGGAGAGCTGATCCAGGAGCAGACGAAGGGCAACAAGTCCTC TTACGGCAGACTGAGTGAGCTGGTGGAGCACGTGTTCCCTTTGTTGAGTAAAGAGCAGAACGAGGCCTTTGTGATGCCAGAGTACAGCTCCTTCTGTTACTGGAGACAGCCGCTACCACAGATCAACCCTGATGAGCTGCTCTGA